The Aspergillus nidulans FGSC A4 chromosome VIII genome contains the following window.
TGTTATCCTGTAGGTAAGGAAGCGTGCGGAGACCGACCAATTGCTAGTCGCGTTGCTGAAGGAGTGAAGTAACCCACCGGGGGGAAATAAGCAAATAGAGAATGAAAAGCAAGGAAATTAATGGTAAATCAAAATAATATGCAAGTCAGTAGTGGTGTCCGCCCTGCACATGTACTCTGATGGTAGCAGAGCCCCTCCGCAAGTGTCTTTCACGGTGACAGCGATTGGAGGTAAGAGATTGACGTCGGCTCTGGTTGGTGAACTCCACAGGTATGCGCAATGGCACGAGAGTCAAGGCGGAATGCTCAAGGATGAGCTCAGGCAATGGGGGTAAGCGTCGACGAGGGATGAGCACTGCCAATGCAGGATCGCCTGCCAGCGCAGTGATGCAGGCGGTCCAAAGcggaaggaagaggacgagctAGATATCGGAGATTGGACCGAGGAAAAGATGGTGAGGGTTGTAAGCGTTTAGTGCGAATTAGGCGATCCCTGAGTGTCCCAATTTCTTGCAGTTACTTGAGCAAGGACCTGCAGCAGAACCCGCAGGGATGAATGtaagaaagagaagatcatgCGACGAAAGACAGGGCCGGCGCTGTCCTTTGCTTAGACTGCGGGGAGTGAAGAAGGTTGATTCGGGAATCAAAACGAAGATGTCGGGAAGCAATATAAGAATTTCTCGATGTTCCGGATCTCCCGTAGTGTTTCTGAATCTTGTTCTTAGTCGATTCCGCGGCAGAGCTGAGGTTGGGAGAAGGAAGCGTCAGAGAAAGATTTTGGAAGGGCTTAATTATTTCGAGAAACCGATGGATGTTTCAGTTGAAAGAAAGCTGAGAGAGTGGAGCCTGCGGTGACGTACAGTATTGCCAGGTATTGGTAATGAATCAACCGGTATGGTATCGGTAACGGTCACGTTGGTAATGCTTGTCTTCTATCAAAaggaaaaaagcaaaaggaaaaaaaCAGCAGCTGCGAAGAAAGATATACTGTCTCCGGATATACTCCAGAGTGTGCCGAGTCTTAAGCAATTGTGATATAGTCTCAAGACCTTAGGGATGGTCGCTCAGCGGTAGTGGCGTCAGAAGAAGTGCCAGACTCGAGAGTAGATTCGATCACACCGAGTGGGCCTTTGTCCGGGTCTTTCTTTGGTTTACAGAGAAAGTCTGAAAGGAGAGGAGTGATGGGAAATATGGTAGCGAGGGGAAAGGCCGGAGAGTGAAGGGTGGTAGGCGCCTATATACCCCGTACTTCGCGATGTTAGGCTGAGAAAGGGATGATGGTTTAGGTCGGCATGTATGGGGTCTGCCTTTATCCATTGAATTACGGTCTAGTTAAATACTAAACCGGGTCATTATCACAAGGTGTCTTCGTAGTGAGGCTTACGAGGGCGATAGCAAGTAGCAGCACATTTTACTGTGCCAGAAATGGCGGCCCAAAAGCAAGACGGACTAATCAGACACTTCATGGGAGTTTCTTGCTCACCGTTTCAATGCCTATGCATTGTGACTGGCCACGACTGACCCAACTCTACGTAAAGATTGACCGTGCCACGCTCACTAGAGAAGCAAACATTCGCTCGAATGTGTCTATTCCCTGATAATCGCATCGTTCGTCATGAAACATGTATATCGTACAGGGCTGACTATTCCGCCAGCAATACGCTGAATCAACACTGTGGAATGCGTTTCAGGTTGTTAGGAGGGACGATATCAGCACTCTTTACCTTTTGTTGATAAGATTTACATTTCGCATCCCGAGTCCCTGAGCTACCTACTCCACACGGTAGAGTCAAGGGACACAAGGAAAATACCCCACAGAAAATCTTTTGTTCATCATAATCAACCCGAAAGCCAAAACTCACTCCTTCCATTCTTCCAATGACAAGCTATCTAATGGGAACATATGGATGCGCATCTTTGTCTGCTAAAGGAGAAAATGCATGACATATGGTAAGAATGAAGGATGCACACTGTAGCGAATAATGACAAGTTTTTCTGTGACAAGAATTTATTCATGTTACAGAATCTTCTACGCACCAACATCATGGTTCTCTGGGGTTAGTTTAACTATGTGGATTCGCTATGGGGCTATCTTACGGGATGCAGCAAGGTTGTATTGTCTGATTTCAGTTCCGTTATTTGGTCAATAGTGACTCACAAAGCCATCGGCCATGGCAACCCAAATGCTTTTAAATACCGAGGTGCTGCGACCAGTGAAGGACATTCTCAAACCACATTGCCGGAGGTGGCATGGATCCAGGATGATGTCGGATGAATTCTTAGAAATACGTCACCTGACATCGATGATGCGCTGTCTTGTCGACGGTTGGCTAAGGATATAGACCATTCAGGACGGAGCAGGAAATAGCCCCTCACACATTTTGTCAGCTATTGGTCTGGGTTATCTGAAATCATCAGGAGAACAAAGCTGAGCCGGGCAAAAGGGGAGTTTGGCGATCCAAAGGCCAGCGGTAACCTTTCTCCATATCTGCATTCCTTAGCGGTCAATTGGCTCAAGCGGCACGTATTACTGAGCTTGTCGAACTTCGAACTTGTCGACTGATTCTATATTAGAGTACAAAGAGAGAAGTGATAAAAAGCCACCAGTAAAGATATCCAGCAGTTCCGGGACCCCCTTTCCATGGGCCACGGTTTCCTAAATCTCCGACTTCTCCTTACAGCAAACAGCCTTACGAGTTACGAGCCCACAACGCACAGTGGAGAAGGTATCCAGCAAGGCGGACACCGTGTTGTTTCAAGACTGTGGCAGTACTGGGCTGTGGCAGTGGATTCGCAGCTGAGGCGGTGCGCGCGGAGCGGCCGACAGGACAGCGAGAAACGGGGCCAATTGTCCATGACAAGTGACCAAACCGGAGCGGTAAGGAATCTGAAACTCTGATCTGAACACTAACTGGTAGATCGTGGGCCGATTTTCATCAATAATTTCTTATCTCCTCACACATGACTGTCACTGTCGCTCGAGTTGCGCTCAGATCCAATAACAAATGCTCAGAATGTCGTCGGGAATCTATCCTTCTGAATGTCATGGGAACTTCAAGAAAAGGAGCGGTCAAGCGGCCTGCGGAATCGACGTTCTCACCGTCAAACTGACGATGTCGGACTCTCGGTGATGCTTGGATGTTGATGACCAACGAAATCTGGAGTAGGCAAGAACGCAATCTGACAGCCCGTCTGCCCTACCGTTTAGGGTGGCCCATGGCCCAAGCTTGGCACCAGATGCTCCAACCCTGGCACGTATCTAAGCTGAGCTTTGATTTATGACAGCTGTACTAGGAGAAACGCACGGAGGTTCGAACAACGAAGAGCGTCCACTTTTGAGGCTGTGAAGACTGGGCGGTGGTAGACACTGATAAACGGTCTTGCGGTGTCATCTCAAGGGACAGCTCGGCAATAGCAGCAGCCTGCCAAACGGTCAACCTACCTTGCGCCCTTCCTAAACTGCCGATGTCGTTTGAAGGTAGCAGATTTGTGATGGTTACCTTGATGTCGAACAGGGATCGCCGGATCTTATCTTGACAATAATATATGTGTATACGCGCATCCTTATTGCTACTTGCATTGCCGTGCCATCATTGCTCCACCCTGCAAGTACTAAATGCGCTGGAGCCTGGACGATATGTCGGTACCTTGACGTTGTCGAACATTCCGCCACCTTTCCATCGGCCACTTAACCTGTCGCTCTAGCTCGTAGTCCCAGACTCTGAGAGCTGAAGTACGTATTATCACCCATCGACCTGACCTGTCTGATGTTCAGGGCCATGATACTGTTTGTGTTGTTGGCCACCGATTTCATCGGTGACCGTACGTTAATTCTGTCTATCAACGACACATATTTTCCCGTGGGTTTGTAAGTACCGGGAGTGTTGTGAAGTGGGTGGTCCTCATGCAGTTATTCTACCTCAGATGTGATACCTGGACGAGGTGTCGAATCGATAACGCGGCTATGGCGGGACAATGAAATCACTGGGTGACGCTGATCAAGCAATGCATGATCCCGATATGGCTGTCTTGACGTTCGCTCAGATGACGCCGGGAAAGACCCTCCTTCATACTTCGACCACCAACCCCCGAATGTCGAAAGATTATCGTCGATTTGGTGACCAGAGGTGTAATGGAACGGTTTATTCTACCCAGAATGGTAATTTACTGCTCGGTTATCCGTGACTCGTGAGCCATTTTCTGCTCGGGATCTGATGTTGGAGCATGGGATCCTCAGCGGGAGCCCCAAGCTGAGTTACCCCTCTCGAAGATGACAACAGAGGCAGGAAAGCCGCACTGCGAAGGGAACGGCCGACCGGACAAACATCAAATTAGGTTGCGGCCGTCTCGCGTGCTGAATGAATTTTTCCGTCGCTTCTCTCACCAGGCACCGACATTATGGTTCCAAGCTTTTTACCTGTCTGAAATCTGTGGTACTACTCTAATGGGAGAGTCGATACGGCTTACTTTAGAGTGGTACCGTAGTGAATCGGAAATAGCTCAGTCAGAGTCGAAATGCTGGTTCCGATAAGCGGTTCTGTTGCTGACAACGCAGCACGATAATCCTTGTTGCCAAACAGGTGAGCCAATGCGATGTTCTGCCACCAGCATCAGCCGTCGGTTCTCTGACATGCTGCAGTTATCGACCTGCATCTGAATCACCATTCGATGCTCTGCTTGAGCCACGGTTTGAAGCCTTGACTGAGCGTGAGCTGCGTGACCATGATCCACTTGACGGCGCCGGCAATCCCGGCAACTTTGACGCTGTCAGCCTGTTCTGGTATACAAAGATAATACGACCTGGTAACCACGCAAGATTAATATAAGCAACAGTGATTACTGGTGGCTCACCCAAGAATACAGCTGTCCCAAAAATTACTCCCGAGGTCCGAGAAAGGTTCGTAGCAGGCTGGAAACTCGTTCTGCCATCGCTGTCCAAGGTTGGCGGTGAAATTTATCTGCACTTCTGGTCTGATTAGGCAATCGTAGAGCCTGTAACGAACCTCCAACCTGGGGCGTGGGACAGCGAAGAAACACTTAGGATGACCGCCAATCAGCCGCCGATTTCCGTCCGAGAATTGCGGAAGTACATGTTTTTATTGGCTTCGCACATGCCTCGTGGGGGATGCGCACAAACGGTGACCCACTGTTgacagcttcagcttcccaAGCCTCGCTCAACTTCTGCTGtgatttctgctgctgtgatttctgctgctgtgtcGCCGTCATGTCGTATCCAAGACTCCTGGCTTGGTGAATTTCTGTGCACACATTCCTGATCCTGCTCTGCTATACTTGTTCTCATTTCGCCATCATAGTATACGATAATGACATGGATTTCCAAGATCTTCTTGCCAAGTCCGCTTTTTTCATAGTCGGAATGTTGATGCTGCGGCAAGCGCATGAACTCATATTGTCCCCTCAGTTTCACCCCTGAGCGCAGCCGAATATAATATCACTGACTACGTTAAAGCACGCGAAAGCACGCGCTGCGGATCTCGTTTCCGTCTATTTTGCTCTTTTGGTCGAGGCAAGCGAGAGCGAATAGTACTGACTTAATCGACGTTCCCGGCGACTTGACGTCATGGATTGGTGGTGTAGAGAGGGCAGCACGCAACTATTCCCCACTAAGGAGAATTAATGGCTGCCCCGTtgaaaaggaggaaaaggaggaataAGGAGGCCCCCCGAGTCACCGATAAGTTTCCGCCATAGCGGTTTATAAATTACAACGTTGATTGACTGCATTAGTATATTACACAGGCTGATCATCCGAGTCACAGGCTGGTAATGACGATACAACCACCTGTTCCTTACAGCCTTGTCACGCAATATAACTGTGCGGGCTCTAAAGCAGTCGTTCCCAACTGGATGGAACGTTGCGCCTCTTGGACCAGGATTCTGTGACAGCCAGAACTCCATCATTCGTCTTGGCTTGAGCTACTGTCAAGATCGGTCAGGCGAGCCTTATGGGGGATGCTTTTTATGCTCCTCGGAATCTTCCCTCACCGTTAGCGACTCGCTGTTCAATCACATTCTATGGTTTCTACGCCAGTAGTTCTATAGTTAACTTGTTCTGATCCGTGGCCCTCATGGATGCAACGCTTGAGCAGAGCACTTTCACCTATCACGGGGCCCTATATTGGGGTTCAACTATGTTGCTTAAGCCTGTCGAACTGCTCGTGCGAGCGCAAAGACCCAAAAGTATCTGCTCTCGATCATTCAAGCATAGCATCTAATAATACCAAGAATCCAAGAAATGCGAAGGATAGGTTGCTTTGGACATAGGTATTGGCCGTCCCACTGGTCAACTCTTATCTcattccatcatcttcgttgtGCGAAGAACCCCATGCGGCAGAAGCGCCATCCCAATGCATTTGCTGAATCCGGGTACTGAGCGATCGAGCCTATCCTTTCTCTTGTGCTAAAGCTCAATTCAGGGTCCAAGATATGGTAAGGAATTGCCGACGTACAAAGATCTCTGGTATTCATTCTCTTTTGACGTTATAAGGGAAGCTTAAAATCTCTCGCTGGAGTTGGCTACCTAGTGTTCAATAGCCATCGACTGAGCGCTCAGGTAAAGTGATGGGCTTGCAAGTTACTTGTACTACAGCTATTAATACCCCGTTTATTAAGACTCTGTAGTCTGCAACTGTGAGTTCCTTTATCTGTTGCCGAGGTTATTGCTAACTACATCCACCAACACAAATCtactcttttctttttcaaaGTTCTTCTGCAACAAGAAtgcttccttttcttctgcgaATTTCGAAAGGCAAGCCGGTCACGTCCGCTTCGTGGCTAAGACTTTGTAAAGTCGTGCCAGAGCTAAGCATCCCAAGCTGATAGCTCGGTGGGCGCTTACAGCAACTCACTTAATTATGGCCATCAGCTCCTACAAACTTTCTGTGTCGGCGGATATTTCTTGCCAACTGCGCTCCCGCATGTGGGAATTTTGCGCAAACCCATAACCTTGCCGAATAACAGGGCTATCTACTATTCAAAGCACTTCTGCCACATATACGACTATGAGCCTCGGCCCTCAGCTTGTTGTGGCACACACTATTGACATCTAGGCCGTGCCCACACACCTTGTTCTTGATCATTTCCCTGCGATCTGGAGGTACATGCGCGGCATGAACTTCGGCACTCACGTTTGGTCTTGTTGCAAGCAATTGAGCCTCTCGCTGCGCAGCTCGTAAAGTCTCTCGAGCCACGACTGGCAAGCCACCTGAGCCTATATAGACAGGTCCCGGCGGTGGACGGCGTGAATTACAAAAATAAGGTCTAGTGAGTGAGCGAGCCCTTGGACTGCCTCGAGGGTACATATTGGTCTGCTGTGAGATTTTCAGACTGTTAATCAGGAAATAAAGAACATATTTATTTATCGCTAGAGCCTCAGTTACTTGACAAAGCTGCCTCCGTCCAGATCGCATGGCGTTTCTATTCCTTATTTACCACAGCTCAAACCATTTACGCATCTTGCATTGGTAAGTATTATAAGTTTCAAGTACACAAGGTATTGTCAAGTCATTTTGAACAGAAATTTTACGGCCCCCAAATGTCCTAGCGAGACAGTAAACCCCGTTATCTTTTGCTAAAGACTCCAAACGCAGATTCCACATCAAAGGGCTGCTTCCTATCCTCGAACCCGCCCAGATTTGAGGTCAACCTAAATATAGCAAGTTATGGAGATGCCCGGCCAATCACCCGACTGGACCCTGTCCTGCATCGCGAATCCTTCGAGAAAAACCCACAGGAAGCACTTTATTTCCGCCAGGCAGCAGCCAGCTTGCCTGAGACACGGGCAGACGGAATGACAGATGTGCGCGACGCTCGGCGCTGTCAGGATGAATGTGCTTAACAGACACTCGGCCGTTCGATAAGCGAGATCCCGTACCACTCTGTACCATCGATATTGTTCTTGTGGGACTATCTCCGCTCATGGGTGCATTCCTGTACTCAGCcctggaggctgaggctATGGTGCTCCACCAACGGAGAAGCGACAAGCGAGCGAGCCTCGCCCAAAAATCGCTCCTGGTAGGTCAGCATTTATCCTTCAATGGCAGTGCTCGAACGCAAATACTACCCTTTGCGGGCTTGGCAACTGTCACCATGACATTGTCTAGGATTCTCGGTGAGGAGCTTGGAATGCCAACTGGACTGCTATCAGCAATGCCTCATGACCGCAACCTTCACTACCGCAGGCATGATTAACAGGCCAATTCGTGCTTGTCTTCGAATCATTACAGCGTCTTTTGATTAAAAAACACAAGTCAATATACTTTACTATGGTTCTCCACGTCACTTTGCAGCCTCCGTAGATCGACATGCGTGCGCCCGTTCCATCCTCCTTGCCAATTGTTTGGATCAACTGTTTGGGTTCCCATTTGAAAGCGAGATCCCGGGGTGGGTTATATACTCGAAACCCGTCTAGAAAGCCAGTAATCTGTCTCTTCATtgcgggctgcggctgcctTGGGGGCTAGATAACTTTCGAGCGGGACGCGGGAGCTTGAATCTGATACAACGATGCGGTACAAGATAGCGggttattgttgttgtttgCCTGGGAGTGTCTCACGCGTGCTGATCTTCTTCGAAGATTATCTGAGTCGAGCACATGTTCATGTATTGACCTCTAGGGTAAATGGCGGTTCACTGATGTATTTGCTTCCATTTTTTTTAAGCCGAACCAGATGTCAATAAGAGCCTTGCTTGTTACTGAGAACAATTGGACAGCGAGTGAGCGTACGCGTGCGATGTTTTAGCCATGCAAGCATGCTCAGCAGGGAGTAATGACATTTGCGTACTCGGCCAACTGTCCTAGCTTGCGTACGTCCGGGAGTGCTGAAATTGATATTGAGACTGTAAGCACCATTCTGAGGGTAGCATTTCATGAGGCGGAGGGATAGATACTCCTATAATGAGGTTAACCTGAAAGCTCGAAGCATATTCCATATTCGGTATGTCACTATCACGTTTTTCGCGTGATGAAACACGCCGAGATAATCCGCGGCAATGACGCGGCACAAGGACCTTCACAAAGATGAAAAGATATTGCAATTCGCCGGGGATGAAACAATATCTGATATGCAAGTCATGTCAGGTGTATTGTGGGGGATATCCAGATCGTCGGGTTTCTTTCAATTAATCGCGATCCTGTGTCGATCCTTGACAAAACAAAGACATCATGCCATTTTGAATACAATACGCTTCCGCAATACTGTGTAGCTAGTGGTGGTAGATAGCAGGATCTAGATTATACATGATGAAACCCATCAGTGGTCCCGTCTATTACGGTACGGTAGGATAGTGGCAACCTGCATTGCTCGTGCCTCGTGATCAAGAAGACGtttcaacctcaacctcaaccaGACCCCCACCACACTCTTTCCACTCTTCCGCCTTTAATATTCCCTCCACCTGCCGTGTTGTACTTTGGCC
Protein-coding sequences here:
- a CDS encoding uncharacterized protein (transcript_id=CADANIAT00002011) — encoded protein: MTATQQQKSQQQKSQQKLSEAWEAEAVNIITVAYINLAWLPGRIIFVYQNRLTASKLPGLPAPSSGSWSRSSRSVKASNRGSSRASNGDSDAATEPLIGTSISTLTELFPIHYGTTLK